Proteins found in one Elephas maximus indicus isolate mEleMax1 chromosome 11, mEleMax1 primary haplotype, whole genome shotgun sequence genomic segment:
- the CCER2 gene encoding coiled-coil domain-containing glutamate-rich protein 2, which translates to MQRRGPASVLLLLPALLALLVGAATAAPLAPRPSKEEELTRCLAEVVTEMLTLGQPQRGPCMAVLHGERCKTEPYGCASAEEKGLLREDFKKQEAGKTRSSQEVREKEEEEEEEAAERTHKSEVQEQAVQEQLHSLLHQETEEEEEEEKKRRGPMEAFKDMWKQRLESGRGPQKRVAEKASHEQTAQFEAEEKGVQVLGRGHNLWQGAERGGRERHEDSPHHHHHPQPEAEPKEEEKEEAVERKEHDLEQLKHMRDELKKATEMLGEELRKEG; encoded by the exons ATGCAGCGCCGCGGGCCCGCCTccgtgctgctgctgctgcccgcGCTGCTGGCGCTGCTGGTGGGGGCGG cAACAGCAGCTCCCCTGGCGCCCAGACCCTCCAAGGAGGAGGAG CTGACCCGGTGTCTGGCAGAGGTGGTCACAGAGATGCTGACACTGGGCCAGCCCCAGAGAGGACCCTGCATGGCTGTCCTCCACGGAG AGAGGTGCAAGACAGAGCCCTATGGCTGTGCATCTGCAGAGGAGAAAGGTCTGCTGCGTGAGGACTTCAAGAAGCAGGAGGCTGGAAAAACAAGGTCTAGTCAGGAGGTgagggaaaaggaagaggaagaagaggaggaggcagcAGAGAGGACCCACAAGTCTGAGGTCCAGGAACAGGCTGTCCAGGAGCAGCTCCACAGCCTGCTCCACCAGGAgactgaggaggaggaggaggaggaaaagaagaggcGGGGCCCCATGGAGGCATTCAAGGACATGTGGAAGCAGCGTCTAGAGAGTGGAAGGGGTCCCCAGAAGCGGGTGGCAGAGAAGGCCAGTCATGAGCAGACAGCCCAGTTTGAGGCGGAGGAGAAGGGGGTGCAGGTGCTAGGCAGGGGCCACAACCTATGGCAGGGGGCCGAGAGAGGCGGAAGAGAAAGGCATGAGGActcaccacaccaccaccaccacccccagccAGAAGCCGAGcccaaggaggaggagaaggaagaagctGTAGAGAGGAAG GAACATGACTTGGAGCAGCTGAAGCACATGAGGGATGAGCTGAAGAAGGCAACAGAGATGCTAGGGGAGGAACTCAGGAAGGAGGGCTGA
- the SARS2 gene encoding serine--tRNA ligase, mitochondrial isoform X2, translating into MAAFAARRLWPLMASRGLRSRGGRFCNQSSRKNFTTKTHDRNLLYEHAREGYSEFPQLDMEQLCACPEEAARALELRKGELQPADVPAIISTWQELRQLSEQIRSLEEEKEAVAEAVRALLENQDKNQALQDPQYQSLRARGRDIRKQLSPLYSKEAQLKEQFYLRALRVPNQTHPDVPIGDESQARVLHVIGDKPAFSFQPRGHLEIGEKLDIIRQKRLSHVSGHRSYYLRGAGALLQHGLVNFTLSKLVRRGFIPMTVPDLLRGAVFEGCGMTPNVNPSQIYSIDPSRFEDLNLAGTSEVGLAGYFMDHAVAFRDLPVRMVCSSTCYRAETDTGKEPRGLYRVHHFTKVEMFGVTGPGLEQSSQLLEEFLSLQMEILTELGLHFRVLDMPTQELGLPAYRKFDVEAWMPGRGRFGEVTSASNCTDFQSRRLHIMFQTEEAGELQFAHTVNATACAVPRLLIALLESYQQKDGSVLVPPVLQPYLGTDRITTPAHVPLQYIGPNQPRTPSSQTSLP; encoded by the exons ATGGCTGCGTTTGCGGCACGGCGCTTATGGCCTTTGATGGCTAGTCGGGGACTTCGGTCCCGGGGAGGCCGCTTCTGCAACCAAAGCTCAAGGAAAAATTTCACTACGAAGACGCACGACCGGAACCTCCTGTATGAGCATGCGCGCGAGGGCTACAGCGAGTTCCCTCAGCTGGACATGGAGCAGCTATGCGCATGCCCGGAGGAGGCCGCGCGCGCCCTGGAGCTCCGCAAGGGGGAGTTGCAGCCGGCTGACGTGCCCGCGATT ATTTCAACGTGGCAGGAGCTGAGGCAGCTGAGCGAGCAGATCCGGAGcctggaggaggagaaggaggccgTGGCTGAGGCAGTACGGGCCCTGCTG GAAAACCAAGACAAGAATCAAGCGCTGCAG GACCCCCAATATCAGAGTCTGCGGGCACGTGGCCGGGATATCCGGAAGCAGCTTAGCCCCTTGTACTCCAAGGAGGCCCAGCTcaaggagcagttctacctgcGAGCGCTCAGGGTGCCCAACCAGACCCACCCCGATGTG CCTATTGGGGACGAGAGCCAGGCACGAGTGCTTCATGTCATCGGTGACAAGCCAG CTTTCTCCTTCCAACCTCGGGGCCACCTGGAAATCGGCGAAAAGCTGGATATCATCCGTCAGAA GCGCCTGTCCCATGTGTCTGGCCACCGCTCCTATTACCTGCGCGGGGCTGGGGCCCTCCTGCAGCACGGCCTGGTTAACTTCACACTCAGCAAACTCGTCCGCAGG GGCTTCATCCCCATGACGGTGCCAGACCTTCTCCGAGGAGCTGTGTTT GAAggctgtggaatgacaccaaacGTCAACCCATCCCAAATTTACAGCATCGACCCCTCCCGCTTTGAAGACCTCAACTTGGCTGGAACATCAGAGGTGGGGCTTGCAG GCTACTTCATGGACCATGCTGTGGCCTTCAGGGACTTGCCAGTCAG GATGGTTTGTTCTAGTACCTGCTACCGAGCAGAGACAGACACAGGAAAGGAGCCGAGGGGGCTGTATCGAGTGCACCACTTCACCAAG gtGGAGATGTTTGGGGTGACAGGCCCGGGGCTAGAGCAGAGCTCGCAGCTGCTGGAGGAGTTCCTGTCCCTTCAGATGGAGATCTTGACGGAGCTGGGCTTGCACTTCCG GGTCCTGGACATGCCCACCCAGGAGCTGGGCCTTCCTGCCTACCGCAAGTTTGATGTTGAGGCCTGGATGCCTGGCCGAGGCCGTTTTGGAGAG GTCACCAGTGCCTCCAACTGCACGGACTTCCAGAGCCGTCGTCTCCACATCATGTTCCAGACAGAGGAGGCCGGGGAGCTGCAGTTTGCGCACACA GTGAACGCCACAGCCTGTGCTGTCCCTCGCCTCCTCATTGCCCTCTTGGAGAGCTATCAGCAAAAG GACGGCTCGGTCCTCGTGCCCCCTGTCCTCCAGCCCTACCTTGGCACTGATCGGATCACAACCCCAGCCCACGTGCCTCTCCAGTACATCGGCCCCAACCAGCCCAGGACGCCCAGCTCCCAGACCAGCCTGCCTTGA
- the NFKBIB gene encoding NF-kappa-B inhibitor beta — MAGVACLGKAADADEWCDSGLGSLGPDAAVPGGPGLGAELGPGLSWVPLVFGYVTEDGDTALHLAVIHQHEPFLDFLLSFAAGTEYLDLQNDLGQTALHLASILGEASTVEKLYIAGAGLCVAERGGHTALHLACRVGAHACARVLLQPRPRRPRGALDTCHAQDPDHTPDTECASVALYSDPGLEKEDEENEDDWKLQLEAENYEGHTPLHVAVIHRDAEMVRLLREAGADLNKPEPTCGRSPLHLAVEAQAADVLELLLRGGADPAARMYGGRTPLGSAALRPNPILACLLRAHGAPEPEDEDDKPGPCRSSSSSDSDCGDEGDEYDDIVVHSGRSQDQLPPTPASSPLPDDPNLCNC, encoded by the exons ATGGCCGGGGTCGCGTGCTTGGGGAAAGCCGCAGATGCGGATGAGTGGTGCGACAGCGGCCTGGGCTCGTTGGGTCCGGACGCAGCGGTCCCCGGAGGACCGGGGCTGGGCGCAGAGCTGGGCCCGGGGCTTTCGTGGGTGCCCCTCGTCTTCGGCTACGTCACTGAGGATGGGGACAC GGCACTGCACTTGGCAGTGATTCATCAGCATGAACCCTTCCTGGATTTCCTCCTGAGCTTCGCAGCTGGTACCGAGTACCTAGACCTGCAGAATGACCTGGGCCAG ACAGCCCTACACCTGGCATCCATCCTGGGGGAGGCATCCACAGTCGAGAAGTTGTACATAGCGGGCGCTGGGTTGTGTGTGGCAGAGCGTGGGGGCCACACGGCACTTCACCTGGCCTGCCGCGTGGGGGCGCATGCCTGCGCACGTGTGCTGCTACAGCCCCGCCCCCGGCGCCCCAGGGGTGCCCTCGACACCTGCCATGCCCAGGACCCCGACCACACCCCTGACACTGAATGTGCCTCTGTTGCCTTATACTCCGATCCCGGCTTGGAGAAGGAAGATGAGGAGAATGAGGACGACTGGAAGCTGCAGCTAGAAGCTGAAAACTATGAGG gccacaccccgctACATGTGGCCGTCATCCACAGAGATGCTGAGATGGTACGGCTGCTCCGGGAGGCTGGAGCTGACCTCAACAAACCA GAGCCCACGTGCGGCCGGAGCCCCTTACACTTGGCCGTGGAGGCACAAGCAGCTGACGTCCTGGAGCTTCTCCTGAGAGGGGGCGCCGACCCTGCTGCCCGCATGTACGGCGGCCGCACCCCACTGGGCAGCGCCGCGCTCCGGCCCAACCCCATTCTCGCCTGCCTCCTCCGTGCCCACGGAGCCCCTGAGCCCGAGGATGAGGATGACAAGCCTGGCCCctgcaggagcagcagcagcagtgacaGTGACTGTGGAGATGAGGGC GATGAATATGATGACATTGTGGTCCACAGTGGCCGGAGCCAAGACCAGCTACCTCCCACCCCAGCCTCCAGTCCTCTTCCTGATGACCCTAATTTGTGTAATTGTTAA
- the MRPS12 gene encoding 28S ribosomal protein S12, mitochondrial → MWSGLLRSLNTSLSCGLALAPRLWATRPMATLNQMHRRGPPKRPPRKLGPTEGRPQLKGVVLHTFVRKPKKPNSANRKCCRVRLSTGQEATCYIPGEGHTLQEHQIVLVQGGHTQDLPGVKLTVVRGKYDCGHVQKKK, encoded by the exons ATGTGGTCCGGCCTTCTCCGTAGTCTCAACACGTCCCTGAGCTGTG GTCTGGCCCTGGCTCCCCGGCTCTGGGCCACCCGCCCCATGGCCACCCTGAACCAGATGCACCGCCGAGGACCTCCGAAGCGGCCGCCCCGGAAGCTGGGCCCCACAGAAGGCCGGCCGCAGCTGAAGGGTGTGGTTCTGCACACGTTCGTCCGCAAGCCCAAGAAGCCCAACTCGGCCAACCGCAAGTGCTGCCGGGTGCGGCTCAGCACCGGCCAGGAGGCCACCTGCTATATCCCTGGAGAGGGCCACACCCTGCAGGAGCACCAGATTGTCCTTGTTCAGGGCGGCCACACCCAGGACCTGCCTGGTGTCAAGCTCACTGTCGTGCGCGGCAAATACGACTGTGGCCATGTACAGAAGAAGAAGTGA
- the SARS2 gene encoding serine--tRNA ligase, mitochondrial isoform X1, translating into MAAFAARRLWPLMASRGLRSRGGRFCNQSSRKNFTTKTHDRNLLYEHAREGYSEFPQLDMEQLCACPEEAARALELRKGELQPADVPAIISTWQELRQLSEQIRSLEEEKEAVAEAVRALLQENQDKNQALQDPQYQSLRARGRDIRKQLSPLYSKEAQLKEQFYLRALRVPNQTHPDVPIGDESQARVLHVIGDKPAFSFQPRGHLEIGEKLDIIRQKRLSHVSGHRSYYLRGAGALLQHGLVNFTLSKLVRRGFIPMTVPDLLRGAVFEGCGMTPNVNPSQIYSIDPSRFEDLNLAGTSEVGLAGYFMDHAVAFRDLPVRMVCSSTCYRAETDTGKEPRGLYRVHHFTKVEMFGVTGPGLEQSSQLLEEFLSLQMEILTELGLHFRVLDMPTQELGLPAYRKFDVEAWMPGRGRFGEVTSASNCTDFQSRRLHIMFQTEEAGELQFAHTVNATACAVPRLLIALLESYQQKDGSVLVPPVLQPYLGTDRITTPAHVPLQYIGPNQPRTPSSQTSLP; encoded by the exons ATGGCTGCGTTTGCGGCACGGCGCTTATGGCCTTTGATGGCTAGTCGGGGACTTCGGTCCCGGGGAGGCCGCTTCTGCAACCAAAGCTCAAGGAAAAATTTCACTACGAAGACGCACGACCGGAACCTCCTGTATGAGCATGCGCGCGAGGGCTACAGCGAGTTCCCTCAGCTGGACATGGAGCAGCTATGCGCATGCCCGGAGGAGGCCGCGCGCGCCCTGGAGCTCCGCAAGGGGGAGTTGCAGCCGGCTGACGTGCCCGCGATT ATTTCAACGTGGCAGGAGCTGAGGCAGCTGAGCGAGCAGATCCGGAGcctggaggaggagaaggaggccgTGGCTGAGGCAGTACGGGCCCTGCTG CAGGAAAACCAAGACAAGAATCAAGCGCTGCAG GACCCCCAATATCAGAGTCTGCGGGCACGTGGCCGGGATATCCGGAAGCAGCTTAGCCCCTTGTACTCCAAGGAGGCCCAGCTcaaggagcagttctacctgcGAGCGCTCAGGGTGCCCAACCAGACCCACCCCGATGTG CCTATTGGGGACGAGAGCCAGGCACGAGTGCTTCATGTCATCGGTGACAAGCCAG CTTTCTCCTTCCAACCTCGGGGCCACCTGGAAATCGGCGAAAAGCTGGATATCATCCGTCAGAA GCGCCTGTCCCATGTGTCTGGCCACCGCTCCTATTACCTGCGCGGGGCTGGGGCCCTCCTGCAGCACGGCCTGGTTAACTTCACACTCAGCAAACTCGTCCGCAGG GGCTTCATCCCCATGACGGTGCCAGACCTTCTCCGAGGAGCTGTGTTT GAAggctgtggaatgacaccaaacGTCAACCCATCCCAAATTTACAGCATCGACCCCTCCCGCTTTGAAGACCTCAACTTGGCTGGAACATCAGAGGTGGGGCTTGCAG GCTACTTCATGGACCATGCTGTGGCCTTCAGGGACTTGCCAGTCAG GATGGTTTGTTCTAGTACCTGCTACCGAGCAGAGACAGACACAGGAAAGGAGCCGAGGGGGCTGTATCGAGTGCACCACTTCACCAAG gtGGAGATGTTTGGGGTGACAGGCCCGGGGCTAGAGCAGAGCTCGCAGCTGCTGGAGGAGTTCCTGTCCCTTCAGATGGAGATCTTGACGGAGCTGGGCTTGCACTTCCG GGTCCTGGACATGCCCACCCAGGAGCTGGGCCTTCCTGCCTACCGCAAGTTTGATGTTGAGGCCTGGATGCCTGGCCGAGGCCGTTTTGGAGAG GTCACCAGTGCCTCCAACTGCACGGACTTCCAGAGCCGTCGTCTCCACATCATGTTCCAGACAGAGGAGGCCGGGGAGCTGCAGTTTGCGCACACA GTGAACGCCACAGCCTGTGCTGTCCCTCGCCTCCTCATTGCCCTCTTGGAGAGCTATCAGCAAAAG GACGGCTCGGTCCTCGTGCCCCCTGTCCTCCAGCCCTACCTTGGCACTGATCGGATCACAACCCCAGCCCACGTGCCTCTCCAGTACATCGGCCCCAACCAGCCCAGGACGCCCAGCTCCCAGACCAGCCTGCCTTGA